tgaagacTGCACAGTAAGATATTCTGCTCTGAGTGCTAATTGTATTAAATTCAGTCTTAATTCATGTTCTAAATGTCTTAAATCAAAGGAAGACACACAGTGACCATCTTATtcacttgtatttattttcttgtctTTTAACTTCTAAAGATGAGATGACTGGATGCCATGAGTGTTTATTCCtcatattattgtttattcctcatattatcttttatttcatcttactaagcaaattaaatatattcatgaaCAGAATGTGTCTATTTAATATGTTTCTAGTTGTTAATGTTGAGTTCTTTATCCCCAAAACTCATCCCTCTATATGTAGCTCCTTTATTCTCAAGGAGGTTTTTGATGGTTTCACATGATTCCTCTCAACAGGGGGTCTCCGGTGCAGGACTGGGCCCCGGACACATCGGCCCGCCGGCCAGAAGAGACGGAGCAGGTACCGCCTTGTGTCTCTGGCATGTAACtccgaaaacaacaacaacaacaactcctcAGTCCTTCACAGAacttgtatttgtgtttatttagtgCCGTCTGTCCGTGAGAAGAAGAACGACAAAGACATCTGGAGCCAGGAGGAGGTGGCGGAGGGCTCTCAGCACGACGACCTCGCTGACCCGCGGCCGCAACCCGAGTGAGAttctgttaacccttgtgttgccttcgggtcaatttgacccgattaaatgtttaaccctcctgttacctttatatttactaacatattttacccttgaggtcaatatgaccccagctattaaaatctccagaaaattattagaattaatattgttttccaagtttaagtgtgaggtactttatgtttgtttgttgactcgaagaacaccgacattaaacattgaatcgggtcaaattgacccgaaggcgacaggagggttaaatattgaatcgggtcaaaatgacccgaaggcaacacaagggttaagagacgaGACGCACAAAGACGCGTGGTCTTTGTGCGTCTCCGGTTGCTACGCGTCTCTCTTTGTTGCTACGCGTCTCTTTGTTGCTACGCGTCTCTCCCGGTTGCTACGCGCGTCTCTTGGTTGCTACGCGCGTCTCTTGGTTGCTACTCGCGTCTCTTGGTTGCTACGCGTCTCTCCCGGTTGCCACGCGTCTAACCCGTCCATCCatgagagaaagggagaacGAGACCGCCTCAGATGACTCTTATTAAATATCCCCTTATTTATTGATGTTGTTCTGTCCTCTGGGACATTACCTGTGTCATTACAcctgtgtgtatacctgtgttATTACCTGTGTGTTATTACCTGTGTGTTATACCTGTGTCATTACACCTGTGTTATTACCTGTGTTATACCTGTGTTATTACCTGTGTGCTCCAGGTATGACGTCCTCCTGAAGCAGAGTGTGGGGACCGAGGATCTGTTCCTGGGCCTGAGCAGGAAGGACCCGTCCTCCATGAGCTGTGAGGCCATGCTGGTAACTGACCTGCTTTAGAAGAGACGCTCAACCTGCTGGGAACTCACATGGCCACTGCCTTGGGAATACAGTTAGTTCTTTAGTATTTAgtcttgttattgtgttttatttttatcttttattttattaatgtgcacccgctgctgtgatcctgaaatgtccccactgtgggactcataaaggattatcttatctaatCTTATCTCATTTTATCTAATCTTATCTCATTTGATCTTATCTCTTATCTCACAATAACTGCCGGCTTGTGGAGCACAAGATAATGTTTTAGGCTAAAGTGATTGAAAGTATTCATGgagagtaaaacatgtttttaaggaGCACAGATGAGGAAGAGTAGGTCAGAGTTAGATAAAAGAtattaacatgttttatttttcaccaCAATCCAGGAAATAAGGATTCATTCCAGCCGGAGCTGGTTTATTAGAAGTGTCTGTTCACAAGAGTGAGATAAagacaatgaaataaaaacaatctgAATCCTCTTTGACGAAGAAGGTGAGGATAGTGATGAAGAGGCCGgctgccctcctcttctctcaggtGAGGATCAAACTGCCCGACACCGAAGCGGCGGACGT
This genomic interval from Pseudoliparis swirei isolate HS2019 ecotype Mariana Trench unplaced genomic scaffold, NWPU_hadal_v1 hadal_25, whole genome shotgun sequence contains the following:
- the dnaaf6 gene encoding protein PIH1D3 isoform X1, translated to MEDLGVSSDQQLLALSSLLSTQPEDDDGDEDCTGVSGAGLGPGHIGPPARRDGAVPSVREKKNDKDIWSQEEVAEGSQHDDLADPRPQPEYDVLLKQSVGTEDLFLGLSRKDPSSMSCEAMLVRIKLPDTEAADVVLDVSERFLDLRTPRYKLGLHLPHPTHGHGGRAQFFAERGELEVTLLFNRPMDDAHNLL
- the dnaaf6 gene encoding protein PIH1D3 isoform X2; protein product: MEDLGVSSDQQLLALSSLLSTQPEDDDGDEDCTGVSGAGLGPGHIGPPARRDGAVPSVREKKNDKDIWSQEEVAEGSQHDDLADPRPQPEYDVLLKQSVGTEDLFLGLSRKDPSSMSCEAMLVRIKLPDTEAADVVLDVSERFLDLRTPRKLGLHLPHPTHGHGGRAQFFAERGELEVTLLFNRPMDDAHNLL